In Haliotis asinina isolate JCU_RB_2024 chromosome 15, JCU_Hal_asi_v2, whole genome shotgun sequence, one DNA window encodes the following:
- the LOC137265486 gene encoding uncharacterized protein, with translation MAEAGEETDEPLIVGVSVVCETSIHPHLTLGCLVLKQSQKSESLSSLRFQINSQIRSLPSEYTFVTSHRWPVERCQESLLQLQHILTPEGAVWISKQYAKPKIGIKAKTGMALGFVFTDYISRLVSLRQAINQELAFFCGIPNSYMFLDANGWPVNKSLEANWSVLDVIVDGCVVVCADTTSMDMLQNQNDIDLFPALEPPRKKIRRLRELSFRTTKDTDRQSSVDVTEVTYTSPDTKQLLISYVRAEAADHALKLKEELSVLGFSVYLDVHEIKSGVDWQDSLNDAVSNCEVFVPLVTPRYGETQWTNREVKLADVLGKYILPVNFLDTWPPRCLAIQFATTQYICWKSPAQIQTEVDQGSGSRATDIRIWDRGYIEQTASQIGERLEQLRQGGMNRVPSLTRRKTLMKTFAGKLPEGILSIDESVNGEKTLVVICVHPAQTAFAKDLRQLLEGAGLGVWCTATGERDSTECESDTLPLSQDIFGSQELNNNMLSQCPSNQTFQEFADRAAVVIIILSQAFSRSRTCQQQVFYCEHRKRVIPVKFEEFRMPGWLSMLIGTNYIESVQQTNFGQSLLTRVQRCTDPSSCNNLREEFDEVRLTRTVNHIKGRVGQTSCVYISGSTKFYNTITEAVCRSIGSELAQLPNIAMATGGFFGVGETVSQTFYEESQRLWRKNSVWHVLPERDNQDRHQQARQNPDLTFGIVPFGKTIFCGESVRERENVVARTFDVCILIEGGPGAAHEAEQFVWNDHVVIPVRCTGGAAGGKFNIPDKIFEVPHGVSEYDWSVLGKPDVSPTEIGQSVSRIVQALFDKMSTEDLASQQDTPTKVTSLTPSTSPCKTPSPSRVAGKPTLTTMKTVLLG, from the exons ATGGCGGAAG CTGGAGAGGAGACAGATGAACCACTgattgttggtgtgtctgttgtgtgtgagaCCAGCATCCATCCACACCTAACACTAGGCTGCCTTGTCCTCAAACAATCCCAGAAATCTGAATCTCTCTCATCCCTGCGATTTCAGATTAATTCCCAAATAAGAAGTCTCCCATCTGAATACACATTTGTCACATCTCACAG GTGGCCTGTTGAGAGATGTCAGGAAAGCTTACTGCAGCTTCAACACATTTTGACTCCAGAGGGAGCTGTATGGATCAGCAAGCAATATG CAAAGCCAAAGATTGGAATTAAAGCTAAGACTGGCATGGCCCTGGGCTTTGTGTTTACAGACTACATAAGCAGACTTGTCAGTCTTCGACAGGCCATCAACCAAGAG TTGGCATTCTTCTGTGGGATTCCAAACTCCTACATGTTCTTGGATGCAAACGGTTGGCCGGTCAACAAGAGCCTGGAGGCTAATTGGTCAGTTCTTGACGTTATAGTAGATGGCTGTGTTGTTGTATGTGCAGACACCACGTCCATGGATATGCTACAAAACCAAAATGATATTGATCTGTTTCCTGCCCTCGAACCTCCCCGCAAGAAGATCAGAAG ACTAAGAGAGCTGAGTTTCCGCACTACGAAGGATACAGATCGTCAGTCGAGTGTTGACGTGACGGAAGTGACTTACACGTCGCCAGACACAAAGCAGCTTCTTATTAGTTACGTTCGTGCTGAAGCTGCTGACCATGCCCTCAAGTTGAAGGAGGAGTTGTCTGTCCTTGGATTTAGCGTGTATTTG GACGTCCACGAGATAAAGAGTGGAGTTGACTGGCAGGACTCCCTAAATGATGCTGTCAGCAATTGCGAGGTGTTTGTGCCTCTTGTTACACCAAGATATGGCGAGACACAGTGGACAAATAGAGAG GTGAAGCTGGCAGATGTGCTGGGCAAGTATATACTCCCGGTCAACTTCCTGGACACATGGCCGCCCCGCTGTCTGGCAATACAGTTTGCAACAACACAGTACATCTGTTGGAAGTCTCCAGCTCAGATACAGACAG AGGTGGATCAGGGCAGTGGATCTCGGGCCACAGACATCCGCATCTGGGACAGAGGGTATATAGAACAGACTGCCAGCCAGATTGGAGAGAGACTTGAACAGCTCAGACAGGGGGGGATGAACCGAGTTCCCTCTCTTACTCGCCGG AAAACGCTTATGAAGACATTTGCTGGCAAGCTGCCTGAGGGCATCCTTAGTATTGACGAGTCTGTAAATGGGGAGAAGACATTGGTTGTCATCTGTGTGCATCCTGCCCAAACTGCTTTT GCTAAGGACCTGAGGCAACTCCTTGAGGGGGCGGGGCTGGGGGTGTGGTGTACAGCAACAGGGGAGAGGGACTCAACCGAGTGTGAGTCAGACACTCTACCCCTCAGCCAAGACA tttttggCAGTCAAGAATTAAACAACAACATGTTATCCCAGTGTCCAAGCAATCAGACATTCCAAGAATTTGCAGACAGGGCAGCTGTTGTTATCATCATTTTGTCACAAGCTTTCTCAAGGTCAAGAACATGTCAGCAGCAG GTATTTTATTGTGAGCACCGAAAACGAGTGATTCCTGTCAAGTTTGAGGAGTTTCGCATGCCAGGCTGGTTGAGTATGCTGATTGGCACAAACTACATTGAG AGCGTGCAACAGACAAACTTCGGACAGAGTCTGTTGACGCGGGTCCAGCGATGTACTGACCCCAGCAGTTGCAACAATCTGCGGGAGGAGTTTGATGAAGTCCGACTCACACGAACA GTGAACCACATCAAGGGCCGAGTTGGGCAGACGTCTTGTGTTTACATCTCTGGCAGCACTAAGTTCTACAACACCATCACTGAGGCCGTCTGTCG ATCAATTGGAAGTGAGTTGGCACAGCTCCCAAACATCGCCATGGCAACTGGTGGTTTTTTTGGTGTTGGAGAAACAGTCAGTCAGACTTTTTACGAGGAATCTCAAAGACTGTGGAGGAAGAACAGTGTGTGGCATGTCCTGCCTGAACGTGATAACCAG GATCGACACCAGCAGGCACGTCAGAACCCAGATCTCACCTTCGGTATTGTTCCATTTGGAAAGACCATATTCTGTGGAGAGAGTGTGCGTGAGAGGGAAAATGTCGTGGCCAGAACTTTTGATGTCTGCATTCTCATTGAAG GTGGCCCTGGTGCAGCTCATGAGGCAGAACAATTTGTATGGAACGACCATGTGGTAATTCCGGTCCGCTGTACAGGGGGCGCTGCAGGCGGCAAGTTTAACATCCCGGACAAGATATTTGAG GTACCACATGGAGTGTCAGAATATGACTGGAGTGTACTTGGCAAACCAGATGTCTCGCCCACAGAAATTGGCCAGTCAGTGAGCAGGATTGTACAGGCACTGTTTGACAAGATGTCGACAGAGGATTTGGCATCTCAGCAAGACACACCCACAAAGGTCACCAGTTTGACCCCCTCAACGTCCCCCTGTAAGACCCCAAGTCCATCTCGGGTAGCAGGAAAACCCACCCTCACTACCATGAAGACGGTGCTACTTGGATAA